From Micromonospora carbonacea:
ACCCGGCCGTGCTGTACAACCGGCGGGTCGCGCCCGCCCCGCTGGCCAGCAGCATGTTCTCGTCCATCAGGGTGCTCAGCCGCAGGCAGCGCTGGTCCAGCCCGCTGCGGGCGAACGCCCGGTTGAACCGCACCGCGTCCGCGCCGACCAGCAGCATCAGCACCCCGTCCGCCTCGGACTGCTCGACGGCGCGCAGGACGGGACCGAAGTCGTGGACGCCCAACGGCAGGAACCGCTGCCCGCACACCCGCGCCCCGCTGCGCAGGGCGTACCGCTGGGCGGCGCGGGCCGTGCGGCGCGGCCACACGTAGTCGTTGCCCACCACGTACCACCGGCGCACGCCCTGCTCACGGGCCAGCAGCCGCATCGCCGGCCAGAGCTGCGCGTCGGGCGTCTCGCTGGTGAGGAAGACCCCCTCGGTGCGCTCGCCGCCCTCGTAGAGCGCGGTGTAGACGTACGGCACCCGGTGCGCGACGCGCGGGGCCACCGCCTGCCGCACCGACGAGATGTGCCAGCCGGTCACCCCCTGCACCGCGCCGGTCGACACCAGCGCCTCCACCTCGGCGGCCACCTCGGCCGGCGGTGCGCCGCCGTCGACGGGCACCAGCCGCAGCTCGCGGCCGAGCACCCCGCCGGCACGGTTGATCTCCTCCACCGCGAGCTGGGCGCAGAGCTCACAGGTCGGGCCGAACATCCCGGCGGGCCCCCGCATCGGGTAGACCAGCGCGACGCTGACCACCGACCGGTCCACGGTGAGCCAGGGCGCGGGAAGGTGGAGCGTCTGCCCCGGCTGGGGATGCGGCGCACCAGCCGAACGCCCTGCCGGCACGGACATGACGACATGATTGCCGCCGGCCGGTGCCCACACCAGACCCGGTCACGATGCGGGACCTTTTCGGTACGATGGCAGCCCCACCGAACGGGGGAGGGTCATGCCCGAGGTGCCCGCGACGCCCGTCGATCTGCTGCGTGTGCTGACCCGTGCCGAGCGGCTGCTCGCGCGGCGGGTCGGCGGTGTCCTGGCCGCCGAGGGCCTCACCGTCGAGGCCTGGCGGGTGCTGTGCCTGCTCGCCGACGGGCAGGGGCACCCGATGAGCGAGGTCGCCGCCGAGGAGTCCCTGCCGCCGGGGACGCTGACCAAGCTGGTCGACCAGCTCGTCGACCAGAACCTGGTCTACCGGCGGATCGACCCGCACGACCGGCGGCGCATCCGCGCGTACCTGACCGCCCGGGGCCGCCGCGAGCAGGAACGCGTCGACGCCCTGGTCCGGGCGGACCTGGCCGACCTGATCACCGGCGACGACGCCGACCTGGCCGGGGCGCTCGCCGCGCTGGCCGACCGGCTGGGCGCCGGCCGCCCGGTCGGCGCGGCGGCCGGGGCCCGCGTCCGCGTCGCGGCCCGCTGACGCCCGGAGCCGCCGCCCCGGGCCGGACACACCGCGCCGGTGCGCTCAGGCCGGGGTGAGCCGCTCGCGCAGGGTGTGCGCGTCGGCGGCGGTGGCGGTGAGCAGCGCCGCCGGGCCGCCGGCCAGCGGCAGCCAGGCCACCGCGCCGCCGTCGCCCGCCGGCCGCGCCCGGGGGACGGGCAGGCCGCCCGGCGGCAACCCGACGCCGGGCGCCGCCCCGAGACCCGGCTGCGCGGCGGGGCCCGGCGGGACGTCGGGGCCCACCAGCAGCAGCGAGCCCGTCGCCGGGGCCCCGCCGAGCACGGCGGCCCCCGCCCAGCCGGGCGCGGACGGGCCCACCGCCGTCGACTGGCGCAGCAGCGGCCGGCCGCCGTGGTCGACCGACGTGCGCACGACGGCGTCGCCCGGCGACTCGCCGTACCGGCCGCAGATCAGCTCGTCGCGCCAGGTCAGCCGGGCCCCGGCGGCCAGCTCGACCCGCGCCTCGGCGACGTGGTCGCAGCCGGCCGCCGCGACGAGCTGCTCCGGCAGCCAGTGCAGGGCGGCCCCGGCGTGCACCACCGCGTGCACCCGCATCCGGGACGCCGCCGCGCCGGGGCGGCCGGGCAGCGCCACCGAGGCGGCGACGCTGCCGACGCGCAGCGCCGCCCCGGGGCCCACCTCCACCTCCAGCAGCAGGTCGTCGCCGCCGAGCGGGCCCGCCGCGCCGCCCACCACGTACACCGTGGCGACCCCGCCCTCGGCGGTGGTGGACCGCAGCAGCAGCGGCGACTCGCCGCGCAGCTCCGTGAGGCGCGTGCCGCCGCGGCCGTCGGCCCGCGCCACCACCCGGGCCCGCGCGCGCATCAGGCGACGGCCACGGCGGCCCGGTGGTGGGCCAGCTCGTGCCGGATCCACCCGGCCACCCGGGTCGCCTCCGGGTCGCCGACGATGGACAGGAAGACCGTCGGCAGGTCGCCGCGCCGGGCCCGCGCGTCGCGGTCCATCACGTCGAGGTCCGCGCCGACCATCGGCGCGAGGTCCGTCTTGTTGATCACCAGGAGGTCGGCGGCGGTGACCCCGGGCCCGCCCTTACGCGGCACCTTGTCGCCGCCGGCCACGTCGACCACGAAGATCTGCCGGTCGATCAGGCCCCGGCTGAACGTGGCCGTCAGGTTGTCCCCGCCGCTCTCCACCAGCACCAGGTCCAGCGGGCCGACCGCGTCGCACAGCTCGTCGATCGCGTCGAGGTTCGCACCGATGTCGTCGCGGATCGCCGTGTGCGGGCAGCAGCCCGTCTCCACCGCCCGGATCCGGGCCGGGTCGAGCACCCCGGCCCGGCGCAGGAAGTCCGCGTCCTCGGTGGTGTAGATGTCGTTGGTGACCACGCCGAGGCGCAGCTCGGTGGCGAACGCCCGGCACAGCGCGGCGACCAGGGCGGTCTTGCCCGAGCCGACCGGCCCGCCGATGCCGATGCGCAGCGGCCGGGCGGCCGGCGGCAGCGGGGCGTGCGGGTCGACCCCGGGCTCGGGGTGGGTGTGGGGAACGTCCTCGTCGTGCGACGAGGTCACGGGAACGGATTCAGGACGCAAAGAGACGCACCTCCCAGGTGGTGTGGACTTCGGCATGGATGTCGGTGAGGGGGGCCGCGCCGTCCGGCAGCCACTCCGGCGGCCCGTCGGCGGCGGCCGCCGCCCGCGCCGCCGTGGCGTCGACGTCGGCCGTCAGGTCGGCGAGCAGCCCGTGCACGCGGTACGGGTCGAGGCCGAGCAGCCGCACCGCCGCGCTCGCCGGGCCGGTCACCGACCCGTACGCGGCGGCGGTCGCCAGCTCGGCCGGGTCGAGGCCGGCGGCCGACCCGACCAGCCCGAGCACCAGCGGCTGGTGCGGCCCGGTCGGGTCGGCGGGCAGGGCGGCGAACGGCCCGCCCGGCCACAGCGACCGCCCGGCCCGCAGCAGGGCCCGGCCCTGCCGGCGGGAGACCGCGCGCAGCGCCGGGGCGGCCGTGCGGGCGTCCAGCTCGACGTCGAGCCGGGCCAGCGCGGGGCCGGGGTCACCGGCCGCCGCCGCCCGGTGCGCCGCCACCGCGAACGCGGCGGCGACCAGCCCGCCGGTGGCCAGCCGGCCGACCAGGAAGCCGCGCAGCGACGCCAGGTCGGTGACCAGCCCGACGGCGACGGCGGCCTCCAGCCCGGCGGAGTGGGCGTGCGCGCCGGCCGGGAACCGCCCGTCGGCGAGCAGCAGCAGCATGCTCGTCATCGTCGTCAGAACAGGTGGTAGAGCTGGGCCATCGGCAGCTCCGACACCGGGTCCGGCTCGACCACCTCGCCGTCGATGCGGACGGTGAAGGTGTCCGGGTCGACCTCGATGCGCGGCATGGCCCCGTTCTCGGGCAGGTCGGCCTTGCCCCGCGACCGCACGTCCGCGACGGGGACCAGCGGCCGGCGCACGTCGAGGCGCAGCCCGGCCTCCAGCGCCGCCGGGGCCACGAACGCGACGCTGGTCGCCGCCGCCGCGACGCCGTGCGCGCCGAACATCGGCCGGGGCAGCACCGGCTGCGGCGTCGGGATCGACGCGTTCGCGTCACCCATCTGCGCGTACGCGATCATGCCGCCCTTGAGCACCAGGTGCGGGCGTACGCCGAAGAACGCCGGGTCCCACAGCACCAGGTCGGCGAGCTTGCCCGGCTCCACCGACCCGATCTCGCGTTCCAGGCCGTTGGCCATCGCCGCGCAGACGGTGTACTTCGCCACGTAGCGGCGGGCCCGGTGGTTGTCGGCGCGCCCGTCGCCGGGCAGCGCGCCCACCCGCCGCTTCATCACGTGGGCGCTCTGCCAGGTGCGGGTGATCACCTCGCCGATCCGCCCCATCGCCTGCGAGTCGGAGCCGATGATGGAGATCGCGCCGAGGTCGTGCAGCAGGTCCTCGGCGGCCATCGTCGACGGGCGGATGCGGCTCTCGGCGAACGCGAGGTCCTCCGGCACCGCCGGGTTGAGGTGGTGGCAGACCATCAGCATGTCGAGGTGCTCGGCGAGGGTGTTGCGGGTGTACGGGCGGGTCGGGTTCGTCGACGACGGCAGCACGTTCGGCTCGCTGGCGACGGTGATGATGTCCGGCGCGTGGCCGCCGCCCGCCCCCTCCGTGTGGTACGAGTGGATCGCCCGGCCGGCGATCGCGCGCAGCGTGTCGGCGACGAACCCGGCCTCGTTGAGGGTGTCGGTGTGGATGGAGACCTGCACGCCGGAGGCGTCGGCCACCCGCAGGCAGGCGTCGATCGCCGCCGGGGTGGTCCCCCAGTCCTCGTGCAGCTTGAAGCCGCCCGCGCCGGCCCGCAACTGCTCCCACATCGCCTCCTCGGAGACGGTGTTGCCCTTGCCGAGCAGCAGCACGTTCACCGGGAACGCGTCGAGCGCCTCGTGCATCCGGGCCAGGTGCCAGGCGTTCGGGGTGACCGTGGTGGCGCGGGTGCCCTCGGCCGGGCCGGTGCCCCCGCCCACGAGGGTGGTGACGCCGCTGGCCAGCGCCTCGTGCACGAGCTGCGGGCAGATGAAGTGCACGTGGGTGTCGACGGCCCCGGCGGTGAGGATACGCCCGTTGCCGGCGATCACCTCGGTCGCCGGGCCGATCACCAGGTCCGGGTGGACGCCCGGCATCGTGTCCGGGTTGCCGGCCCGGCCGAGCGCGACGATGCGGCCGTCGCGCAGCCCCACGTCGGCCTTGACCACGCCCCAGTGGTCGAGCACCACCGCGCCGGTGATCACCGTGTCGAGGGCGCCCTCGGCGCGGGTGGCCCGGGACTGGCCCATCGACTCCCGGATCACCTTGCCGCCGCCGAAGACCATCTCGTCGCCGCCGACGCAGTGGTCGGCCTCCACCTCGATGAGCAGGTCGGTGTCGGCGAGCCGGATCCGGTCGCCCGTGGTGGGCCCGTATAGGTCGAGGTAGCGCCGCCGGTCGAGTTCGCTCACCGGTCCGACCCCCCGTCCGCCCGGTCGACGACGCCCGGGCCCGCGCCGAGCGGGCCGGCGACCTCGCCGCGCAGGCCGGCGACGATGCGCGCGCCGCCCAGCGGCACCAGCTCCACCCGGCGGCTGACCCCCGGCTCGAACCGCACGGACGTCCCGGCGGGCACCGCGAGCCGCTGGCCGTACGCGGCGGCGCGGTCGAAGCGCAGGCCGGGGTTGGCCTCGGCGAAGTGGTAGTGCGAGCCGACCTGCACCGGCCGGTCGGCGGTGTTGACCACCAGCAGGGTGGTCACCGGCAGGCCGGCGTTGATCTCGACCGGGCCGTCGCCGGGCAGCACCTCCCCGGGGATCACGGGATCGGGTGGTGCACCGTCACCAACTTGGTGCCGTCCGGGAACGTCGCCTCCACCTGCACCTCCTTCAGCAGCTCGGGGACCCCGTCGAGGACGTCGTCGCGGGTGAGCACGCCGCGACCGGCCGACATCAGGTCCACGACCGACCGGCCGTCGCGCGCGCCCTCCAGCAGGAAGGCGGTGACGATGGCGACGGCTTCGGGATAGTTGAGGCGCAGGCCGCGTTCGCGGCGGCGGCGGGCGACGTCCGCCGCGACGTGCACGAGCAGGCGATCCTGCTCGTGGGGGCTGAGGAACACGGAAACCTCCGGGCGGTCCGGCGTGCACGCTCCCGCCGTCGCGGCGCGCGTCGACGGGCGCCGGACGAGAGGGGGTCACACGTGACCGCCGCCGGCCGTCGGCGGTTCGCCCCGGGACCCCACCGGCCCCGGCCCGATCCTACGGCCGCGCAGCGGTGTGGGGGCTGGGAACGGACCGCACCGCCAACCGCTGACCAGACCGTAGAGGATCGCCCGGACGGTGGCAACGGCCGTCCCGGCGATGCGGCGCGGGTCACCGCGGCCCGGTCCCCTCGGCCACCGGCCCGCCGCCGCCACGGTCACGAACGGGACAGCGGGCGGCAAAGCGGGCACGTATCCTCTCGTTCTCCGGCCGATCGACGGGGCGGGCGCGGGCGACCTGACCCGGAGGGCAGCGACCGGGAAGGCAGGGATCGGGAGGTGGGGATGCGGCGGACGAGCGGCGGGCGGCCCGGCCGGGCCGGGCGGCAACGACGGTCCTTCCTCGTCGGCGGGGCGCTGCTCGGGGCCGCCGTCGTCATGCTGCTGGCCGCGTGGCGCAGCACCGGCTTCCTCAGCGACCTGCTGCTCAACCTCGGCGCGAGCGTGGTGCTCGCCGCGATCTCCTACGTGGTCTTCGACCCGCTCTTCGAGGAGGCCCGCCGGGCCCGGGTGCAGGAACACCTGAGCTTCGACCGGGCGGCGTTCGTGGCCCGGCTGGAGCGCAGCGGCCGGCTGGTGCGCATCCTCGACACCTGGACGATCCTGCTGGAGCACCGCAACCGTGACGAGACCCTCGCGGCGGTGCGGGCGGCGCTGGCCAAGGGCGCGAAGGTGCAACTGCTGCTGCTCGACCCCGACTGCACGGCCGCCCAGCAGCGCGGCGAGGAGCTGGAGCGGCAGCGGATCGACGTCCCCCGGCAGATCCGGGCCAACCTGCGGCACCTGGCCGCCTTCCGGCGGTCGCTGGAGCCCGCGCTGCGCGACCGCCTCCAGGTCCGGGTCTACGACGCGTCGCCGTCGATCCAGCTCTACCAGTGGGACGCGCGGGCGCTGATCTCGTTCTTCCCGATCGGCAAGCTGTCGTTCAACGTCCCGCAGCTGGAGGTCGACATGGACAGCCCGTGGGGCGGGTTCGTGCACGCCCGGTTCGAGGAGCTGTGGGGGCAGCCGCAGGCCACCCTGGACCTGGAGCGGTACTGGTCGACGACGATCACGCTACGCCACGAGGACTCCGACGTCGTGGAGCTGCCGGCGGACTTCGTGACGGTCGACGGCCAGCACTACGTCGACTGCCGGGCGCTGCGCATGGCCGGCCCGCTCACCGTCCGGGCGCAGCTTCCCGAGCGCGCCCGCACGGCGGCCCCCCGCGAGTACGCGCTGGTGGAGCCGGCCGACGGCGACCGCACCCCGGTGGCGCGGGTGGCCCGGCTGTTCGACCAGAAATACGGCCCCCGCGACGGCGGGCGGACGATCCTGCGCCTGGCCCCGCAGGGGGCGGACGACGGGCGGGTGCCCGGCGCCCGCTCCCCCGCCGGCGCCTGACGAGCAGGGCGACCGCCGGCCGCCGCCCCGTCGACCCGCCGACGGCCGACGCGGGCGTCAGCGCCGCAGGCGGATCGTGTAGGTGCGCGACTGCGAGCCGTCCTCGCTGGTCACCTTCACGGTCGCCGTGCGGCTGCCGGCCTTCGGCTGGCCCACGACGACGGTGGCGTACGGGTCGGCGGCCACCGCGGTGACGCACGGCAGCTTGCCCCGGCGGGCCACCGTGTAGGACAGCTTCTCCGGGTCGAAGCCGGCCAGCGGCACCCCGTCGAGGGAGATGCCGGCGGCGGAGGCGTCCGACGACGTCCCGGGCGCGGCGGCGAAGACCTCGATCTCGCTGGCCGTGATGTGCCGGTCCGGGTACGCCGTGAGCACGACCCGCACCGC
This genomic window contains:
- a CDS encoding urease subunit gamma, producing the protein MFLSPHEQDRLLVHVAADVARRRRERGLRLNYPEAVAIVTAFLLEGARDGRSVVDLMSAGRGVLTRDDVLDGVPELLKEVQVEATFPDGTKLVTVHHPIP
- the ureG gene encoding urease accessory protein UreG, which codes for MTSSHDEDVPHTHPEPGVDPHAPLPPAARPLRIGIGGPVGSGKTALVAALCRAFATELRLGVVTNDIYTTEDADFLRRAGVLDPARIRAVETGCCPHTAIRDDIGANLDAIDELCDAVGPLDLVLVESGGDNLTATFSRGLIDRQIFVVDVAGGDKVPRKGGPGVTAADLLVINKTDLAPMVGADLDVMDRDARARRGDLPTVFLSIVGDPEATRVAGWIRHELAHHRAAVAVA
- a CDS encoding urease accessory protein UreD; the encoded protein is MRARARVVARADGRGGTRLTELRGESPLLLRSTTAEGGVATVYVVGGAAGPLGGDDLLLEVEVGPGAALRVGSVAASVALPGRPGAAASRMRVHAVVHAGAALHWLPEQLVAAAGCDHVAEARVELAAGARLTWRDELICGRYGESPGDAVVRTSVDHGGRPLLRQSTAVGPSAPGWAGAAVLGGAPATGSLLLVGPDVPPGPAAQPGLGAAPGVGLPPGGLPVPRARPAGDGGAVAWLPLAGGPAALLTATAADAHTLRERLTPA
- a CDS encoding urease subunit alpha: MSELDRRRYLDLYGPTTGDRIRLADTDLLIEVEADHCVGGDEMVFGGGKVIRESMGQSRATRAEGALDTVITGAVVLDHWGVVKADVGLRDGRIVALGRAGNPDTMPGVHPDLVIGPATEVIAGNGRILTAGAVDTHVHFICPQLVHEALASGVTTLVGGGTGPAEGTRATTVTPNAWHLARMHEALDAFPVNVLLLGKGNTVSEEAMWEQLRAGAGGFKLHEDWGTTPAAIDACLRVADASGVQVSIHTDTLNEAGFVADTLRAIAGRAIHSYHTEGAGGGHAPDIITVASEPNVLPSSTNPTRPYTRNTLAEHLDMLMVCHHLNPAVPEDLAFAESRIRPSTMAAEDLLHDLGAISIIGSDSQAMGRIGEVITRTWQSAHVMKRRVGALPGDGRADNHRARRYVAKYTVCAAMANGLEREIGSVEPGKLADLVLWDPAFFGVRPHLVLKGGMIAYAQMGDANASIPTPQPVLPRPMFGAHGVAAAATSVAFVAPAALEAGLRLDVRRPLVPVADVRSRGKADLPENGAMPRIEVDPDTFTVRIDGEVVEPDPVSELPMAQLYHLF
- a CDS encoding urease subunit beta — protein: MIPGEVLPGDGPVEINAGLPVTTLLVVNTADRPVQVGSHYHFAEANPGLRFDRAAAYGQRLAVPAGTSVRFEPGVSRRVELVPLGGARIVAGLRGEVAGPLGAGPGVVDRADGGSDR
- a CDS encoding DUF5919 domain-containing protein, which produces MRRTSGGRPGRAGRQRRSFLVGGALLGAAVVMLLAAWRSTGFLSDLLLNLGASVVLAAISYVVFDPLFEEARRARVQEHLSFDRAAFVARLERSGRLVRILDTWTILLEHRNRDETLAAVRAALAKGAKVQLLLLDPDCTAAQQRGEELERQRIDVPRQIRANLRHLAAFRRSLEPALRDRLQVRVYDASPSIQLYQWDARALISFFPIGKLSFNVPQLEVDMDSPWGGFVHARFEELWGQPQATLDLERYWSTTITLRHEDSDVVELPADFVTVDGQHYVDCRALRMAGPLTVRAQLPERARTAAPREYALVEPADGDRTPVARVARLFDQKYGPRDGGRTILRLAPQGADDGRVPGARSPAGA
- a CDS encoding MarR family winged helix-turn-helix transcriptional regulator, translated to MPEVPATPVDLLRVLTRAERLLARRVGGVLAAEGLTVEAWRVLCLLADGQGHPMSEVAAEESLPPGTLTKLVDQLVDQNLVYRRIDPHDRRRIRAYLTARGRREQERVDALVRADLADLITGDDADLAGALAALADRLGAGRPVGAAAGARVRVAAR
- a CDS encoding substrate-binding domain-containing protein; translation: MSVPAGRSAGAPHPQPGQTLHLPAPWLTVDRSVVSVALVYPMRGPAGMFGPTCELCAQLAVEEINRAGGVLGRELRLVPVDGGAPPAEVAAEVEALVSTGAVQGVTGWHISSVRQAVAPRVAHRVPYVYTALYEGGERTEGVFLTSETPDAQLWPAMRLLAREQGVRRWYVVGNDYVWPRRTARAAQRYALRSGARVCGQRFLPLGVHDFGPVLRAVEQSEADGVLMLLVGADAVRFNRAFARSGLDQRCLRLSTLMDENMLLASGAGATRRLYSTAGFFAGLVTRENLDFHGAFARRFGVEAPPLGSLGESCYEGVMLLAALIARARTLDVRAIGAAADAVSYQGPRGELRLRGRHVRQRIYLAEADGLDFAVLAEL
- a CDS encoding urease accessory protein UreF; the encoded protein is MTSMLLLLADGRFPAGAHAHSAGLEAAVAVGLVTDLASLRGFLVGRLATGGLVAAAFAVAAHRAAAAGDPGPALARLDVELDARTAAPALRAVSRRQGRALLRAGRSLWPGGPFAALPADPTGPHQPLVLGLVGSAAGLDPAELATAAAYGSVTGPASAAVRLLGLDPYRVHGLLADLTADVDATAARAAAAADGPPEWLPDGAAPLTDIHAEVHTTWEVRLFAS